The Methanolobus sp. WCC4 genome includes the window AATGTGGATACAAGTTGGGACAAGCAAGTGATTTGTCAAACATTGGACTATTATACATTAATAAAGACGAAACAGAAAAAGCATTACAATACTTAGAAGAAGCCCTTAACATCTTTGAATCCATTGGAGCCTCTCATCTAGTAGAAATAACGCAACAGAATATATTGGAAATAAGAGAAGCTGAAGATTGAGTAAATTGTCTTCTCCACGTAGGGGATATTTTCTCCTTTAGTGTGTCTATAAAATTTGTTAAACCATTCTAAAAATCGTCTATATCTTTCTGTTTGAAGACTTCATCGACTTCTTCATCTATAAACTCATCAATGCCTTTGTTTTTCTTGATTTCCTGCATCAGATTAAATGTCCTAGCATGTGCATTTTGTAATATTGAACTATATGATTTAGGATGTAGTTTTATCTGTTTTTGTTCCCCTATCTCACTAAATTCACAACCAAGCTCTACATTTGTTCCCAATACAAAACAATTAATTATTGTATTACTCTCTATCCGTCCAGCCTTACGTATCTCCTTTGCATAATATTGGGCTTGGTGTAAATCTTCATCACATATAGTGTGCCCACCTCTTTTCAGTTCAATTATGAGGACTTTGTGTATTCCACATACATCACCTGTATTATCATCGTATCTGTTCTTACTGAAAGATCGTATTGTGCTTTCAGGTAATACTACAAAATCAGGTCTTTTTCTTGAGTTCTTCAGAGTTTTGATATTCTTTTTATCAAAATAGTTTCTAATCACAGTTGCCAATGATTTATTAGAAGTAAATTCAACACTTTCAAACTCGTGTCCAAATATCCATAAACCATGATCGAATAATGGCTGTAAATCCTTTAATTCATCGGTTTTGTCATCCTCTACAAGTTCCTCAAGTTTCTCAATTAATTGAAGTCTATCTCCAAGTAAATCAAGAACCGTTTTTGCATCCATTATGTCCCATTCGTCTAAAACATTTGAACATGCATCTATGTCGTCCGGAGAAAGCGATGCAAGCTGGGTTAGCAATTTATACCCTGATTTACTTGCTTCCATTTTAACAAACACATTTATGACATCTTCTAAGTTCTGTTGATTGAGGGTGGGACACCTTTTATGTAGTTCATCTATGAAAGATCCAACTTCATATCTTGATGATTTGCTTAATTGCTTAAGGGCAGGTTTTTGTTTTTTCAATATCTCCATTTTTTCTGTGTGGTGTATATCTTTGAATAAATCTGCAACCTTCTCTAAAATGTAACCATTAATTGTATTTTTAATATTCCTGACTTTTTCATTATCATTAAAGCCAGTCCAATCTTCCTTTACCTCATGTTCAAGGATATCTGCCCTTACAATTATTGTGTACCTTTTCCCAACCTTTTTTCTGGCATCGAGGTAACGACCTGTTGTTATATCTTCCCATGAAGGTTCACCGACCAATCTCCGATTTACCCACCAAGCAACTCCGTGTTGTTTTGATGTTCTGCCCGCAGTTTTACTGTCTATTACATTTATTTTTACTATGCCGAAGTCTGGAACTAAGCATTCATACTCCTGTGAGTTTTCCAATATATCAATTGGATCAATAAGCACATCATTGACATATACTTTGAAAAAAGAAGGGTCTAATATGAACTTTGTACCTACAAGTTCCTGAATGTCTTCAACTTCCAGTTGTTCCTTGTTGCTCAAAACATAGGGATCAAATTCACATGTTATTTTAGTCCCATGCCCCTCAACTAAAAATTTGTCTGTTAATTTCACATCATAAGGATAAGAGCTATCTGGATTTTGAAAGACGCTAAAAATAGATTTGGTTCCGTTTTTCCATGTCTCAACTTTGTAATCTCTAGAAAAACAAAACAAACTATGCCTTCCTTTCCCGTTTCTACCAAAAACCTTCCTTTCTATCCCCTCTGAATCTGGAATTATGAC containing:
- a CDS encoding ATP-binding protein, whose protein sequence is MNVEGKDSSEETKTQSSLLHPLFDTRFLNKHAGNIVNDPKIAIIELVANCWDAGATSVHIIWPTKPETHFEIIDNGIGMTEEEFGSRWYKFDYNRLNSQGNKVIIPDSEGIERKVFGRNGKGRHSLFCFSRDYKVETWKNGTKSIFSVFQNPDSSYPYDVKLTDKFLVEGHGTKITCEFDPYVLSNKEQLEVEDIQELVGTKFILDPSFFKVYVNDVLIDPIDILENSQEYECLVPDFGIVKINVIDSKTAGRTSKQHGVAWWVNRRLVGEPSWEDITTGRYLDARKKVGKRYTIIVRADILEHEVKEDWTGFNDNEKVRNIKNTINGYILEKVADLFKDIHHTEKMEILKKQKPALKQLSKSSRYEVGSFIDELHKRCPTLNQQNLEDVINVFVKMEASKSGYKLLTQLASLSPDDIDACSNVLDEWDIMDAKTVLDLLGDRLQLIEKLEELVEDDKTDELKDLQPLFDHGLWIFGHEFESVEFTSNKSLATVIRNYFDKKNIKTLKNSRKRPDFVVLPESTIRSFSKNRYDDNTGDVCGIHKVLIIELKRGGHTICDEDLHQAQYYAKEIRKAGRIESNTIINCFVLGTNVELGCEFSEIGEQKQIKLHPKSYSSILQNAHARTFNLMQEIKKNKGIDEFIDEEVDEVFKQKDIDDF